One Tachysurus vachellii isolate PV-2020 chromosome 5, HZAU_Pvac_v1, whole genome shotgun sequence genomic window, TCCCTCATGTATTTAATCTCATTAAATTCTGCAGCTTGTCCTTTTAAAGCTTACTAACAGCTCCTTACTGTAAGCACCTGTGCTTGAGCTATCACTATAATAATGATAACTATTTGACTATTCAACataatatatatgtttgtaattTGCATTACagaccttttgaccaatcagattagagtaTTACAGCACTAATATTTGCATAACCGCTCAGTAATTGAAATGATAGGCCTAGAAAATGAATTGATATCATGGTCGATTGTGCAGATGTGCTCTcatataatgagtaatgagacacacacacacacacacacacatacacacacacacacacacacacacagacagacagacacacacacgcacacacacctccttgCCAGAGGGTTTCCAGGTGAACTGTGGAGCAGGATAGCCTTGAGCAGAACACTCGAGAGTGACCATATCTCCCTGCTTTGCAACTTCTGCTCTCTTGGGCTCATCAATCTCAGGCtgacctacagagagagagagagagagagagagagagagagagagagagagagagagagagagagagatgtgtgtgtgtgagagagatagagagagagagagagagagagaggtgtgagagagagagattcagagaggaagagagagagagagagagagagagagagagagagagagagagagagagagagagagagagagagagagagagagagaggggtgtgtgtgtgagagagagagagagagagagagagagagagagaggggtgtgtgtgagagagagagagagagagagagagagagagagaggtgtgagagagagagattcagagaggaagagagagagagaggtgtgagagagagagagagagagagagagagagagagagagagagaggttacaCTGGTATGCCACAAGTTCAAGCTTCAAGAAAAGCAATTCAACATTTTTAAGAGTTCTGTACATCAGGTCAGTGATAATAGTACTtaaaagcagtaataaatataaaaaggagACAGAAAAGATTGGGTTTGATTAGAAATCCGAGCATGTTTACACAGATTTTAGTCATGCTTTTGGATAAGCGCGTTTGGTCTTTCCTCAAGCCGTCACTTACTGTACTGCACAATTTCATCATATCAGCTAATGGAAGTTAATGGAATCGTTAATAACTGACAGCACTCAGGACCTCGCCAACCACGTCcacattcagacacaaacatatcaCACATTTCCTTTATCCGCAATCTTATTCCCTAACGAATACTCCTGCTCTGCTGTGTTGTTATCAGATTTGGCTGAGGAAAGGGACGTGAAGATTAGAGCTATCCCAGACCCATCCCATCCATTGTCCATACAGGCCAGAGCCTTAATACACATGTTGAGTGTGTATTGTTCTGTCCTAGTAGCATGGGAAAGGTAAGCACACCATGCACCAGAGCTATGACCTGAACCTAATCCAAAATAAAGCTTCCTTGTAAGAATCTGTCACATAAGAGATCTCGCTGGATTATTTCGTTGTGATGAAAAACCCATGAAAGAGTGCACCTGGAACTTAGGCGAGCGAGATCTATAATTATACAGGATCGACAGGATTTatagaacaaataaaatgacactgcaccctaaataaaacacaagcttTAGCGCAACTACTAATTAGACGTTACAAGCCTCTGAAGTAGCAGAGAGGAATTCAGAAATAATGATCAGTTAGGGGTTTGTGATATCCCCAGACCTGCAAAAATGGTGCAAACATCACTGTTCTGTTTGCTGACAAAAAAGCACGAGATTACGCTGTCACATCCTGTGCCAAACAGAAACAGGAGCTTATGAGAGGGGGCTGAACGCAACACAAGGCTTAGCTCGGATTGATTTAATGACTATTTGAAACACACTtcaatgttgtttgtttttttgtttttttgtgaaactAATACACACGGACTATCAATTTGAGTTCTGAGTTTCTTCAGCGGTAGAAACATATAACAGTCAGCTTCAATGCCAAagcatttacatacattttttgcaCGTGGATGTACCTATCAGTTCTCCCTGGAGTTTCTGGTCTTCGGCAACAAGACCCGGTGTCTGTCACTTGGCTTCAATAGATTCAGGTGTAGCTACTGtgtgaaaacctgcacccacactgacCCTTTCCAGATAAGAGATCACACCCTTAAGTCATCCTCTTCAATAGTTATCTTGGCTTTACTTTGGGTTTTGAACACTTCTCATTGAGGAGATGTGGcgatatttctctttttatttgctACTGTTTTGGTTCTAACTTATAGTAATGGTTTTAGGGTGTGGCTTGAGTTGTTTGCCTCACGCCTTCAGTGTTGGGGCTTCGATACACACTTCCTCCATGTATATCtgtggggtttgcatgttctcactgtTCCTCCAGGAACTACGGCTTCCTTCCCCAGTTAATAGAACGTGTTATAGACTGACTACCATCACTGAATTGTTTATAGttagtgaatgggtgtgtgtgtgtatatatatatatatatatatatcgtggTATATatcgaggtttccgcccgacagcgacgatacatatatatatatgtatcgtcgctgtcgggcggaaacctcgtatgtccaaatttggtcaatttcatattttttcacatatcgatgctattggtcagtccccacgtgggtttgttatttttacaagttattaaccaatctaaagtcttgaaaatagcttgagcgcaaatctcataactccattggacacttcaactgtccacctcttcctcactccgcgggagagcttcgcggcatatttctcctcaagaagagtcgcaacgaatcaacacgtcttctgaggtaaatgtcttcaaaacactgggctcaaagaaaaaaaaatcttgacccccgctagttctggtgctcgtctgaggacaggaatttagcgcaagacaatccactgcaacgcggactaaaccctgtgcactgcagataaggtacagcgtttttttcatttcctgaaaaataacggttttggagatacgaggattccgtctgacagcgacgatatatatgattgtgccctgtgagagactggcatcctgtccatgGTGTAGACTACCTTGTGCCACAACACCCAGGGATAGGATCCAGGTTCCCCTTGACCCAGTAGGCTAAGTGGTGTATAGTAGGAAggaatggatggaaggatgaatAACTGCTGTGTTTAATTTAGTTCTAGTTATGACTTATTAAACAAAGAATGAATATGTGTACCATGCAGTATATAGTGCTGTGGCCTACGAACCAGTTCCTGGGCTAAAATGTGTGTCTCTTTTGCATGTatcacaaacacgcacaaaaaaaaacttctcacATTTAAAATCTGATTACTACCAAAAGtgaaaaagcagaaaagtgCATTTTGATTATAAACTTCAATCAAATGTAtgtaagaaaaaagaacatgtgtgtgtatgtgtgtgtgtgtagatgttacCTGTGACGATTACTGTGACATTAGCTTGCTTCTGCAGGCCTGGCACTGAGAAGACTGAtgcaatacacacatactcgcCAGCATTATCCAGACTTGTGGACTGCAGGGACAGGGACCCCTTCTGAGACAGCTGCTTgccatcctacacacacacacaaacacacacaccatgatcacTGTGTTCATACCGGAAATCATAATGATGATCGtcataaaaatggaaaataaagaagaaaggaTGGAGGGATTTATGACTTGCCTTCATCCATGAGAGGGTGTACTCATCAGAAGACCTGGTCTTGCATTGAAGCTCAATGGGCTCACCTTTATTAATCATCAAAGGGCCGGCTGGCACCACAGACACTGTGTCCAGATCTGAGAGAGACgaaaataaaagatttgctTTCATTAAGGTTCTAAACGCTTGGACTGGATCATTTTGTTGCATAGCCAGAATTCTGTTTGTTAGTTGTTGACAAAATGAACCGATAACATTAACTGAACTCTTTAGGGTACTAAATGTAATTGTATCTAAACAAAGAACATAATTAAATTCACAAAAATGTTAACTTCCATCAAACCTGAATCTCTAATGACTCACAGTGCACGTTGAGGGTGAGGCTCTTGTACAGGGAAATATCCACAGCATCAAAGTCCATCGCTTCACAGTTGTAGGTACCTGCATCACTGCGTGTGACATTGCGCAGAGTAAGTAATCCTGTGCTACTCGGTTGTGTAAAGTCCTGCATGGATAAGAGACAAAGAATGAGCGACAGTGAAAGGAGAAGCCATATGAAGGAGCAGTGTGCAACTGGTAGAAAAAGAACCCTGACCTCTTTGGAGAACTCGAACTGAGGCTGAGGGTTCCcgtctgtctcacatttcatcTGAACCTCATCTCCCTCTTTGATCGGTGTCGTGTTCAACAATCTGAAGAACACGTTCTCGGCCGGGTCTGGCGGTAGGAGAACAGAATGAGATGATGAACATGATCGTGGAGCGTTTCACAGTGCTTCTGAGAGACAACGGTGTtcatgcatgagtgtgtgactCACAGAGCAGGGTGAGGTTAAAATGTTCAGAGTTCTCCTTTTTGATCTCGTTGTTCGGCATGCGGTACTCTACAGTGCAGTGGAACACTGACTTGGCGTCCTTCTTCTCGGGTTGGAGGTACAGAGTGCTCATAACTGTGTAGAGATCTGAGGACTCCTTCACCACACCCGGGACCATGTAGACCtctgaaagaaagagacaaattGATTCGAATTTGAAGGTTCAGCTAACAGGTTCCCACGAGGTTAGAATAAAGgttacaaaaataacatttcggCAACgttgcaaaaatatttaaacagtggACTCTAAATGTTGCGCACACAAATTTCCCAGTTTGATATAAACAAACCTTGTGTGAATATTTACAAGTACAAGTAGCAACATAGCTATATCAtgtatacaaaaaaaagtatatttacttacctgcttgtacagataattctatttctatttttaattcaactatttttctactttttatGACACACACCACTTTTTAAACCATGGTTgtttatgtgaaaaataaaaataaagtttgaaCTGTAATCTGCAATCTCAAACAAtatattgtaattttctttatattttatctttatattttaaGCGGCATTATATGCAGATATTTATATCAGCTAATCAAATAGCATCTTTATAGATATTGTGATCATTGTTATCCTTCAGCTTGGTCGGTGTCGCCACAGCAGATAGTTTGATTTTGGCCATTTTTTAGTCTAATTTATGATGAAAATTTAATGTCTTGAACGTGgtcatggtgtttttttttgcgtttACTGTCACAAAATGTTTAAACCTTTTAGAACCATGTTACTGGACTAATCAATGTTACATGTTTACTAGACGGCACAAAGAGAATAGCGTTGATAAAATCGCTATGTATTACACCTCCATGTGGTAACCTGTTGAGCAGAGAGATTTGAACGGGTTCAGTTGTAATCGTCTAGACGTACAAAAGTTCCACAGACGATTATGTGAAGAATGCTACACCTTTACCAGTTTTGCATCCAGTTCAGGTTTAGCTAATGTAAGAGAGTTCATTACTCACTCTCTTTAGGATCTAACACCTCCGGCAGTGGATTGGAGTCTTTAAACCAGATGATACGAGGCTCCGGGTGACCGTTGCTGCTGGTACATTTGCCCACCTGAACATGACACCACATTACAGagtaaaattattcatttattccagTTATAATGgatatataacttatatataaaatgtgcacCGTGAAATCTAGAGACTTGCTTCAGACAGGTGACAAAACCTACCTGATGTGCTGTGGGGTTATCTTGGCTTAAAGGAATGCTTCGTTTGTTATCAGACACTACTGGTTTTTCTGGAgcaactgagagagagagagagagagagagagagagagagagagagaagagagagattgagagtttgagagagtttgagagagagtttgagagagagagagagagagaagagagagagagagagagtttgagagaggaagagagaggtgtgtgtgtgtgtgagagagagagagaggtgtgtgtgtgagagagagagagagagagagagagagagagagagagagagagtggtgtgtgtgtgtgtgagagagagagagagagagagaggtgtgtgtgagagagagagagagagagagagagagagagagagagagagagagagagagagagagagagagagagagagattgagagtttgagagagtttgagagagagtttgagagagagagagagagagagagagagagagagagagagaagagagagagagattgagagtttgagagagtttgagagagagagagagagagagagaagagagagagagagagagtttgagagaggaagagagaggtgtgtgtgtgtgtgagagagagagagagaggtgtgtgtgtgagagagagagagagagagagagagagagagagagagagagagagagagagagagagagagagtggtgtgtgtgtgtgtgtgagagagagagagagagagagagaggtgtgtgtgtgagagagagagagagagagagagagagagagagagagagagagagagagggaagagagagagagagagagagagagagggaagagagagagagagagagagagagagagagagagagagaggagagagattgagagtttgagagagtttgagagagagtttgagagagagagagagagagagagagagagagagagagagagagagagaagagagagagagattgagagtttgagagagtttgagagagagtttgagagagagagagagagagagagagagagagaagagagagagtttgagagaggaagagagaggtgtgtgtgtgtgtgtgtgtgtgtgtgtgtgtgagagagagaggtgtgtgtgtgtgagagagagagagagagagagagagagagaggtgtgtgtgtgagagagagagagagagagagagagagagagagagagagagagagagagagagagagagagagagagagagagagagagggaagagagagagagagagagagagagagagagagagagagagagagagagagagagagagagagagagagagaggttacaCTGGTATTCCACAAGTTCAAGCTTCAAGAAAACCAATTGAACATTTTTAAGACTTCTGTACATCAGGTCAGTGATAATAgtagaattcaattcaatttaatttatttgcatatcacttttaacaatggagattttctcaaagcagcgtaacagaagtttaaaatgaacttagtatttatctctaacatctatccctaatgagcaagcctgaggagAAGgtagcaaagaaaaactccctgagatgacatgagaaagaaaggaaccagactcagacaggaacccatcctcattttggtTGTTATATCACCCAAGATGACGATGATGTTATGTTCTGCACCTCCGTCTGCAATTTATCATTAGCCCTTTGCCATTTTGTCAAATTTGAGCACTATAATGTCCAATTCTAGTACCCTCTTGAAGATAACTAAATCTTTGCAATTGGGTTAGAAAATAATTGCTAAATCGGGCCATTTATACAAGCCTGGAAAGTAGTTTAAGATGATTAAGATGATAGTAAGAGAGCATCAGAAAAGCATCTGGGTATGTTGGAGCCGCATTATACACTACTACGACCTCCTGTCTCTCCCCAAGCTCATTTCCCTGCACCATTAGCCATTAGCCCAGCAGCATGAGTCAGTGCTCTCTGGGGAGGCGAGTCATTCACGATCATTAAAGCAATTATGGCTCTCTCTGGTCCGTCTGCCCAGGAACAGCCCGTGTACGCAAACagcaatatatactgtaattggTTGTCGTAATGAATACATGCATTTGTACGCGTATTGGacagtgtatacagtacatgtatagataaaacacacattaatggTTTATtccaacataaataaaatgaatttttgaCATATTGACCATTTCCGTGAATCTGGAAAATTCAGGCCTGGAGGCTTGGAGACAGTGTGGtgaaatatagtgtaatatagtctCTGGAGTAACTTCAGGTCAAATATTCTGCTTCAGGGTATTGATGTTTggcacaaaaggaaaaaaaaaaaaggttaaccCTTCCTATTAAATGTCTTTAGTAGCCTGTCCCCGCTGGACATTTCTAAATGGGTCTAACACATTAATATAGATCTGACTGAGAGGTTTGGTGGCTTGGATGTGACAAGAAGTTGTTTTTTAAGATCGAGTCATTAGCATTCGTTCAAcccacctaacacacacacacacacacacacacacatatactcctCTTAGGGAGATGAACTAGCTATGACAATCAATTCAAGTCAAATATGCAATGTTCATGTGACCTCTGACCAGCTAATTAGGCTAATAAATAGAATTAAGGAAGCTCAGTCCCTTATGTGTCATATACCATTTACGCCATGGACAGGGACCATAAACTAGACACCAGGGACTACacgaggtgatggtggtggttgtgTCAGGTTTTTGAACAACTCCCATAATCTTAATTAACTCAATCCATTGTATCCTTAATTGAAAATTAACCAATCAGTGTGGAGACTCAGCCTCAGgctcagtgtgaacctgtgTTATTAGCAAACGTGACAGAAAACTTACAGAAGACCTTGAGTTTGGTCTCAGCCTCTGAGGTACCCACGGGTCCACCGTCCACCTGACAGAAGAAGCTCCTCTCATCCATCACCTTTACTGGAGAGATGACCAGGGTCTTGTCGGTTTCCATGGTTACACGGTCTGTTAACGGTGTGTCTTTATCAAGGCCACTGTCTGTGGAAGACCTGAAAGCTACACGCTTCCGTGTACCAGCAGactcctgtgtgtgagagagagagatgggggtgTGGGGGGTTATTATAGATACTGTCATCAGCATTATttactactcactcactcactcactcattttctaccgcttatccgaactacctcgggtcacggggagcctgtgcctatctcaggcgtcattgggcatcaaggcaggatacaccctggacggagtgccaacccatcacagggcgcacacacacactcattcactcacgcaatcacacactacggacaattttccagagatgccaatcaacctaccatgcatgtctttggaccgggggaggaaaccggagtacccggaggaaacccccgaggcacagggagaacatgcaaactccacacacacaaggcggaggcgggaatcgaacccccaaccctggaggtgtgaggcgaacgtgctaaccactaagccactgtgcccccccgtTATTTACTATTGACTGTATAAATGGATattgactcacacacacacacacaagcacacacacacacacacacacacacacacacgcacacatcccATGTTGTACACTAGATTTATTTTCCTAGCCTAAACACAGATGATGTATTATATTGAGTTGTAAAGACgcagtagataaaaaaaaaaaaaaaagggtaaagaAAAGCTGAATTAAATGCACTTACAATAAACCACTGGACCACGGCAATGGTCCCGGTGGTGGTGTAGGAGCAGGGCAGCCGGGCAGTTTCTCCTACAATCACATCCACTGTAGGAGTCACCTTGACTGACACTGAAGCCAGAcacactagagagagagagagagagtgagagattgcATCAATATTTTGTATAGCTTTAACTTATCATTTAAAAGGCATCGCTTCAACTATTAAACAGCGTGACTCTGCATGTTTGACAGCATGACTGGTCTAATATATATCATGCCTATAAAAATTGAATACAATGCAAATGTAACACTATACACTTTGATTCAAAGTGAACACACAATACAACCTCTAATTCTCCTTAAACTCTCTTTGGAAGCATTAAATATAGCTTTAAATAGGATGAAGCCAgttgatcacacacacaacacacacacacacacagtgtgcacTTTGTCACTAAATACAAGCAGCCCTGCTGAGAAacgatacacactcacacacactaaagccATTGTGCGTTTGCTGCAGCTGTtgggagtgagagagcgagcgagaaaCCAGACAAACCTCCTGCTCTTTTGATAACTTTGTGCTATGAAAGATTTAAATATGGAGGCAGGGAGGTTATCAAACGGAggttatttaacaaagacacATTCATTTGTACATTGTGAGTCATACAGTGATGACCTACCTACTGTAGGACCTTCCTAAGCTCCACGAGGACGTCCCTGAGGACGTcttgcacacacaaatgcatgttTTGTAGCAACTGACAAAACAAAGCCTTATATAAAGTTTTGCGCTCATGTCCTCTGAGATTGTTCGAGTCTGCTGAGAGTCAGGTGTGTATTTACACTCTGGTAAAAAAGAGTGCTAAAAGCTTTTTAAGAGTTTCACTCTTCACTTCTTCTTTAACTAAGAACCGCTGCCGTAACCATAGACACGGCCCTGTGCTCGTCCCACACACActtgggacacacacacgctactgTTTGTCGTTATTTTTCTACAGCTGTGTATATACGTTACCTGGAAGAGGATGAGTTCCCTGTTTACCTGAACATCAAGCTAGCTTTCTCATGTTGTCTCAGGATGTTAAAACTAAAagactaaaaataaaacctaaatGAAAACTGATTGCAGTATTGCATATAGAGGACACAGAGTACTTTATAAGATTAGCTGCAAAATGAGATCTGAGACTAATTTCTGTACCTCGGTGAAGTGAGCTCAGTAAAAAGGTTAttgatatttcattttattagttGATTGACTGTCTCATTTCtaaatatagaaagaaaaaaaacctgaaaaatcCCTTCCTGGACAAttcacacacgtgcacacacacacacgcacacacacactgctttgaAATACACACAGTGGTTTGAAATGACCTTTGCATGTTAGAGTAGGAGTGTGACATTTTCCCGGGGTCACACAGTCAGACCTCACCACATACGTGTTGAGAGATCAAACGAGTTTTCTCGTCCTGTGAGGATCTCTGATTTCCTCCGctcccagcacacacacacacacacacacacacacacatacagtaatgtcTGAAAACTGACTGGACAGTAAAGACagcatatataatttattaggTGCATGTTATTAAGTACATGCTGGCGTACTTATGTACCGTAGGTATAGAAGACCAAGATGATGGATCGCTCTCAACACAGCAGTGACACTTCCTCGTGACGTCTCAGAGACCTTTTCtttgccactgtcacctctAACTCActagagatgaaagctgtcttTCACACCAGTCCGACGCAGAGAAGAGAAAGCTTCATGCAGTCTCAGGCTATCTGAAGTTCTCCACATGGAGAAATACGGGAGTGAGAAATCCTACCCGAGTGAGTTTTATCATTTATGCGACAGCACGAAAACATAATTCCGAAAGGCTTAGCTCATTGTACGATAAAAGGATCTTCACATAACAACGTGTGCCGCTTATCTAGTTCCTTGCGTACCTCCTTCAGTCCAGTTATCTTACAGCGTGACATCAGGTCAGAACACCCTGCTACAGGATACAAATAACACCAATGGGCATaaagaaaatcaaacaaaaatggGTTTTAAGTAAAATCAGAAAGCAATAGGAAAAGCCAACAATTCCACAtggatctaaatctacatctggatttctgtaaagcttgtaaatgttcattcattcatcttctaccacttatctgaactacctcgggtcacggggagcctgtgcctatctcaggcgtcatcgggcatcaaggcaggatacaccctggacggagggccaacccatcacagggcacacacacactctcattcactcacgcaatcacacactacggacaattttccagagatgccaatcaacctaccatgcatgtatttggactgggggaggaaaccggagtacccggaggaaacccccgaggcacggggagaacatgcaaactcaacacacacaaggcggaggcgggaatcgaacccccaaccctggaggtgtgaggcgaacgtgctaaccactaagccaccgtggccccgcttgtaaatattaaatctgaaaaaaatttATGGAATTAATTTCAGTAAACGTCCACAGATGCTATAATATCCAGTCAACAGTCTGGTGGTCAGACACTGACCAATGATGTAGTACACACATGAAGTGCCTGAGACACTGATGCAGAGCACGTATCGTGCCATGAAGAAggaatcgaaaaaaaaaaaaaaaagtgaagaactgaatgaaatttcagaaaatgaaattttattgcattaaaaaaaacgatTGCAGATTCAGAGCAAGACAAGTCATGTGACATCGTCTCAACAATACAGGACATTCAGCCAAATCCAAATGTCATAGAGAGTTGAAAAGGAAACCCCTGCTTACAGCTTTGCCAATAtaagtagcaaaaaaaaaaaaagacaaaaaaaatctttttttagaaTTACTTTCTAAAATCTCACTATTTCATTGTTTTAGTCTGCATTTAAGGCATTACTTTAAGGATGTAAGTATTCTAtgaaatattactgtataattgttccgattttttttattttattttattttagaattgaGGAGTGTAGAAAttgagagaaagatagataaaGGCAGA contains:
- the bcam gene encoding basal cell adhesion molecule, which codes for MESMISGRVWIACVSVLFTLHVCLASVSVKVTPTVDVIVGETARLPCSYTTTGTIAVVQWFIESAGTRKRVAFRSSTDSGLDKDTPLTDRVTMETDKTLVISPVKVMDERSFFCQVDGGPVGTSEAETKLKVFFAPEKPVVSDNKRSIPLSQDNPTAHQVGKCTSSNGHPEPRIIWFKDSNPLPEVLDPKEKVYMVPGVVKESSDLYTVMSTLYLQPEKKDAKSVFHCTVEYRMPNNEIKKENSEHFNLTLLYPAENVFFRLLNTTPIKEGDEVQMKCETDGNPQPQFEFSKEDFTQPSSTGLLTLRNVTRSDAGTYNCEAMDFDAVDISLYKSLTLNVHYLDTVSVVPAGPLMINKGEPIELQCKTRSSDEYTLSWMKDGKQLSQKGSLSLQSTSLDNAGEYVCIASVFSVPGLQKQANVTVIVTGQPEIDEPKRAEVAKQGDMVTLECSAQGYPAPQFTWKPSGKESVAINGNKFTSTVTLEASAAVLKDGVTCEANNIHGADRKMFMVEIHSSNRVDSNDAKAEGQEGGSKGVVVAVLGCVLLLLLLVALLYFFTKKGRMACRKKEKKEVASGEVNNDIVVEMKSSEKPNEGSGLLNKEQ